From a single Longimicrobium terrae genomic region:
- a CDS encoding S8 family peptidase yields the protein MRNRFLQAAMITAVLSGAVAGCVDTPTASSARPVAAGIAPLLAAAPGQGIRDQYIVVFRDGAADAPGIAAKLVNAHGGSVRHAYRHSLNGFAATLPASAVEAIRHNPAVAYVQQDGVVQSAATQLNAPWGLDRIDQPNLPLNGTFTYTYTGAGVRIYVVDTGLRFDHAQFGGRAVAGFDALGGTGADCNGHGTHVAGIAGGSTYGVAKAATLVSVRVLDCNGAGSASNVIAGVDWITAHRVKPAVAVMPLGGSANQAMDNAVANSIAAGVTYVVVAGNSNADACGFSPARLPAALTVGTSTATDARSSTSNYGTCVDLFAPGMNIPSAWHTSTTATNTLSGSSMAAPHVAGAAALYLQTHQTASPAAVANSVVSMAWVGKLTGIGTGSPNRLLNSNPAP from the coding sequence ATGCGAAACCGGTTCTTGCAGGCGGCGATGATTACCGCGGTGCTGTCGGGTGCCGTCGCGGGGTGCGTGGATACCCCCACGGCGTCGTCCGCGCGGCCCGTTGCCGCCGGGATCGCGCCGCTGCTGGCGGCCGCGCCGGGGCAGGGGATTCGCGACCAGTACATCGTGGTGTTCCGGGACGGCGCGGCGGACGCGCCGGGGATCGCCGCGAAGCTCGTGAACGCGCACGGCGGCTCGGTCCGACACGCGTATCGTCATTCGCTGAACGGCTTTGCCGCCACGCTCCCCGCGTCCGCCGTGGAGGCGATCCGCCACAATCCCGCCGTGGCGTACGTGCAGCAGGACGGCGTGGTGCAGAGCGCCGCCACGCAGCTCAACGCGCCGTGGGGGCTGGACCGCATCGACCAGCCCAACCTGCCCCTGAACGGCACCTTCACCTACACGTACACGGGTGCTGGCGTGCGCATCTACGTCGTCGATACGGGACTCCGCTTTGACCACGCCCAGTTCGGCGGGCGCGCGGTGGCGGGATTTGATGCGCTCGGCGGCACGGGAGCCGACTGCAACGGCCACGGAACGCACGTGGCGGGGATTGCGGGCGGGAGCACGTACGGCGTCGCCAAAGCCGCCACGCTGGTATCCGTACGCGTGCTGGACTGCAACGGCGCGGGCTCCGCGAGCAACGTGATCGCGGGCGTGGACTGGATCACCGCCCATCGCGTGAAGCCCGCCGTGGCCGTCATGCCGCTGGGCGGGTCGGCCAACCAGGCGATGGACAACGCCGTCGCCAATTCCATCGCGGCGGGCGTGACGTACGTGGTGGTGGCGGGCAACTCCAACGCGGACGCGTGCGGCTTCTCCCCCGCGCGCCTTCCCGCCGCGCTTACGGTGGGCACGTCGACGGCGACGGACGCGCGGTCGTCCACCTCCAACTACGGCACCTGCGTCGACCTGTTTGCGCCGGGGATGAACATACCGTCCGCATGGCACACCAGCACGACGGCCACCAACACCCTCAGCGGCAGCTCCATGGCCGCGCCCCACGTGGCCGGCGCCGCCGCGCTCTACCTGCAGACGCACCAGACCGCCTCGCCCGCGGCCGTCGCCAACTCGGTCGTGAGCATGGCGTGGGTCGGCAAGCTCACCGGCATCGGCACGGGCTCGCCCAACCGCCTGCTGAATTCCAACCCCGCGCCGTGA
- a CDS encoding DMT family transporter, with protein sequence MNFLLIIGTIGAGVGLSAGLAFNLRLARSLGTPLSASLVNFVVGAAVLLGLWLVGVDGVRPTRIPPLWMLSGGLFGATYVALSLAGAARLGVGVSTVAVTLGQVVGAMVITGMGWFGQAPQRPTGTGLLSAALLLGAVAMLARDREQPADGASADERPAHAQGTKAA encoded by the coding sequence ATGAACTTCCTGCTGATCATCGGGACGATCGGGGCGGGCGTGGGGCTTTCCGCCGGGCTGGCGTTCAACCTGCGGCTGGCCCGCTCGCTGGGAACCCCGCTTTCCGCCTCGCTGGTGAACTTTGTCGTGGGCGCCGCCGTGCTGCTGGGGCTGTGGCTGGTGGGGGTGGACGGTGTGCGCCCCACGCGGATTCCGCCACTGTGGATGCTGTCCGGCGGCCTGTTCGGCGCCACCTACGTCGCGCTGAGCCTGGCCGGCGCCGCGCGGCTGGGGGTGGGCGTCAGCACCGTTGCCGTCACGCTTGGTCAGGTGGTGGGGGCGATGGTCATCACCGGGATGGGATGGTTCGGCCAGGCGCCGCAGCGGCCCACGGGAACGGGACTGCTGAGCGCGGCGCTGCTGCTGGGCGCGGTGGCGATGCTGGCCCGCGACCGCGAGCAGCCCGCGGACGGCGCATCCGCGGACGAGCGGCCTGCGCACGCGCAGGGGACGAAGGCGGCCTGA
- a CDS encoding DMT family transporter, whose product MPDSPKRIALPLAVTVLGGCLLPAQFAINAALAGQLRSVTLTGATSYLGGGVFLLLLLSVAPGPRADWRAAMCGPGWAWLGGAVGSAYIVGSVILTRALGAGLATTLVIASQITVAILLDHTGALGLVQRRLNPRRAAAVVLALAALAVRLWGMP is encoded by the coding sequence ATGCCGGATTCACCGAAACGCATTGCCCTTCCCCTTGCCGTCACCGTGCTGGGCGGCTGCCTTCTTCCCGCGCAGTTCGCCATCAACGCGGCGCTCGCGGGCCAGCTTCGCTCCGTAACCCTCACCGGCGCCACCTCGTACCTGGGCGGTGGCGTCTTTCTGCTGCTTCTGCTTTCCGTCGCGCCGGGCCCCAGGGCCGACTGGCGCGCCGCCATGTGCGGGCCCGGATGGGCGTGGCTGGGCGGCGCCGTGGGGAGCGCGTACATCGTTGGCAGCGTGATCCTTACGCGCGCCCTGGGAGCCGGCCTGGCGACCACGCTGGTGATCGCGTCGCAGATCACCGTCGCCATTCTGCTGGACCACACGGGCGCGCTGGGGCTGGTGCAGCGGCGGTTGAACCCGCGGCGCGCGGCCGCCGTGGTGCTGGCCCTGGCCGCGCTCGCCGTGCGGCTGTGGGGGATGCCATGA
- a CDS encoding helix-hairpin-helix domain-containing protein has protein sequence MRHSLSSALIVAALASAACGGGDAAEQAPAADTTAAAVPASPAPAPATAAPADSAAAVAPAPAAAQGALIDPNTATAEQLAAIPGMTPQLADAVVQGRPYADMRAVDQKLAGLTEQQKDQVYAQLWKPIDLNKATAEEIELIPGVGARMRHEFEEYRPYRGMEQFRREIGKYVNEAEVARLEKYVSIPAS, from the coding sequence ATGAGGCACTCCCTTTCTTCCGCGCTCATCGTGGCGGCGCTCGCGTCCGCGGCGTGCGGCGGCGGCGACGCAGCCGAGCAGGCTCCCGCGGCGGACACCACGGCCGCCGCCGTCCCCGCGTCGCCCGCGCCGGCCCCGGCGACCGCCGCGCCGGCGGACTCGGCTGCGGCCGTCGCCCCGGCGCCCGCGGCCGCGCAGGGCGCGCTGATCGATCCCAATACCGCCACGGCCGAGCAGCTTGCCGCCATCCCAGGAATGACGCCGCAGCTGGCGGACGCGGTGGTGCAGGGACGTCCGTATGCCGACATGCGCGCAGTCGATCAGAAGCTGGCGGGGCTGACCGAGCAGCAGAAGGACCAGGTGTACGCGCAGCTCTGGAAGCCCATCGACCTGAACAAGGCGACAGCAGAGGAGATCGAGTTGATCCCGGGCGTGGGCGCGCGGATGCGCCACGAGTTCGAGGAGTACCGGCCGTACCGCGGCATGGAGCAGTTTCGCCGCGAGATCGGCAAGTACGTGAACGAGGCCGAGGTCGCCCGGCTGGAAAAGTACGTCAGCATCCCCGCCTCCTGA